One stretch of Dehalobacter sp. DNA includes these proteins:
- a CDS encoding iron-sulfur cluster assembly accessory protein, producing the protein MVGITELAAQKVKEVLKAQNKENSFIRLYLVGVGCGGPNFGMVLDESKTEDDILDEGYGVSILTDIKLADHLEGAIIDYIESENGGGFQIRTAKANNGGDCGGCGCNGSCK; encoded by the coding sequence ATGGTAGGAATAACTGAACTTGCAGCTCAAAAAGTCAAAGAAGTGCTCAAAGCCCAGAATAAAGAAAATTCATTTATAAGACTGTATCTCGTAGGTGTAGGTTGTGGCGGTCCGAATTTCGGTATGGTTTTGGATGAATCAAAAACAGAGGACGATATTTTGGATGAAGGGTATGGTGTTTCAATACTCACAGATATTAAACTTGCTGATCATTTAGAGGGAGCCATTATAGACTATATAGAATCAGAAAATGGCGGTGGTTTTCAAATACGTACGGCAAAAGCCAATAATGGAGGAGACTGTGGCGGCTGCGGCTGTAATGGAAGTTGCAAATAA
- a CDS encoding helix-turn-helix transcriptional regulator, whose amino-acid sequence MSEKKALSTQEVADMLHVSKSTIYDLIRKGEITSYKVGRKVRFTESDVQDYISRSKKGPSVIHSSSNDKSDFSLLGIEKKQDGFIICGQDLILDILSNYMRLHNIPALRAYIGSYDSLVSLYKNKINVASAHLWDSDTDQYNVPYVKRLLPGIPTVIIHLACRMQGLYVSKGNPKGITSWADFGRDDITMINREHGAGSRVLLDENLKLLGIYGSAIRGYKKENQSHLAVASAVSSGEADVAVGNEKIARQVDNIEFIPLKKERYDLVVKKEDFQTFEIQTMMNIIRSTAFKNEFANIGGYDTSDMGKIVAEI is encoded by the coding sequence ATGAGTGAAAAAAAAGCGCTGTCAACTCAAGAAGTGGCCGACATGCTTCATGTAAGCAAGAGTACAATTTATGACCTGATTAGAAAAGGCGAAATAACTTCTTATAAAGTTGGCAGAAAGGTTCGCTTTACGGAAAGCGATGTACAGGATTATATATCACGTTCCAAGAAAGGACCGTCTGTTATTCATTCATCATCGAATGATAAATCCGATTTTAGTTTATTGGGAATCGAGAAAAAACAGGACGGTTTTATTATCTGCGGTCAGGATTTGATTCTTGATATTCTTTCCAACTATATGCGATTGCATAATATTCCGGCACTCAGGGCGTATATCGGGAGCTATGACAGTTTAGTTTCTTTATATAAAAATAAGATCAATGTTGCTTCCGCCCATTTATGGGACAGCGATACCGATCAGTATAATGTCCCTTATGTTAAAAGACTGCTTCCCGGGATTCCCACAGTAATTATTCATCTGGCCTGCCGTATGCAGGGATTGTATGTGTCTAAAGGAAATCCCAAAGGGATAACCAGTTGGGCAGACTTTGGGCGCGATGACATTACCATGATCAACAGGGAACACGGAGCCGGTTCAAGAGTTCTTCTAGACGAGAATCTAAAGCTTCTCGGAATATACGGGAGCGCAATCAGAGGGTACAAAAAAGAAAACCAGTCTCATTTAGCGGTTGCCAGTGCCGTGAGCAGCGGCGAAGCTGATGTGGCTGTGGGTAACGAAAAGATTGCCAGACAGGTTGATAATATCGAATTTATCCCGCTTAAGAAAGAACGCTATGATCTGGTTGTGAAGAAAGAGGACTTTCAAACTTTTGAAATCCAAACAATGATGAATATCATTCGCTCTACGGCTTTCAAAAATGAATTTGCAAATATTGGCGGGTATGATACAAGCGACATGGGTAAGATTGTAGCGGAAATATAA
- the fdhF gene encoding formate dehydrogenase subunit alpha: MALIKLNINGQEVEAPAGSTVLQAAEYAGIDIPRFCYSPDLSLLGACRICVVEIEGMRGMPTSCTTQAVSGMIVRTESPEVVQARKTILELMLANHPMDCLTCDKMGDCKLAEYAYRYGIKDTPFKGEKRNYPIDQSDPFIIRDLNKCILCGSCVRACEEITGQDNLSYMYRGFDAMATTANNVPYLESNCVFCGQCVTACPTGALTEKSMSGQGRRWEFERVRTTCPFCGTGCNYDLAVREGKVVGVLTSPDNPVNQRALCVKGRFGWDFIYSPKRLTKPLIKKNGEFEEASWDEAYDLISQRFNEIKAKYGANSFAALSSARCTNETNYLVQKFTRAVMGTNNIDHCARTCHAPSVAGLNISFGSGAMTNPIHEIQDEAQLLLLIGTNPTESYPVIGYKMRQAVRHGCKMVVCDPRRTELAEEADIWLQQKHGTDILLLNGLMHIIIKEGLEDRQFIVERTENYENLKQVVERYTPEYVSELTGVSIDDLYRVARLYATTNKAMIFYSLGITEHICGTFNVMTIANLAMLTGHVGRPGTGVCPIRGQNNVQGACDMGALPNGYSGYQEVTSDVVREKHEKAWGASLSNKMGLKIPEMFAAAQEGSIKAMYILGENPVLTDPDANHIKEALAKLDFLVVQELFMTETAAFADVVLPGASYAETDGTFTNTERRVQRVRKAIEPLAGQADWETICHMVSHMGYPMNYDDPSQIWDEMSSLSPLFAGINYDRLERESLQWPCPNTENPGTPYLHVGQFTRGKGLFQPSEHIPPGEMPDTEYPILLCTGRVLQHYNVTTQNTIGIKSVWDKEMTEVHPQEAKALGLTTGDKMKVTSRRGEVITNVKVTDRVQPGVIWMSFHYSETPTNELTSPFVCSIAGTGEYKVCAVKLEKA, from the coding sequence ATGGCGTTAATCAAACTTAACATCAATGGACAGGAAGTTGAAGCACCGGCGGGAAGTACAGTACTCCAGGCAGCAGAATATGCTGGTATTGATATCCCCAGATTCTGTTATTCTCCGGATCTAAGCCTGCTGGGAGCATGCCGGATCTGTGTCGTCGAGATTGAGGGGATGCGCGGCATGCCAACATCGTGCACGACTCAGGCAGTATCGGGAATGATCGTGCGTACTGAATCACCGGAAGTTGTCCAAGCACGCAAAACAATTCTGGAGCTTATGCTTGCTAACCATCCAATGGATTGTCTGACCTGTGACAAAATGGGGGATTGCAAGCTGGCTGAATATGCCTATCGGTACGGCATTAAGGATACCCCATTTAAAGGAGAAAAACGCAATTATCCTATCGATCAAAGTGACCCATTCATTATTCGTGATCTGAATAAGTGCATTCTCTGTGGTTCCTGTGTCAGAGCATGCGAAGAAATAACGGGACAGGATAATCTTTCTTACATGTACCGGGGATTCGACGCGATGGCAACGACCGCCAATAATGTTCCCTATCTGGAATCTAATTGCGTTTTTTGCGGTCAATGTGTGACGGCATGTCCGACCGGAGCTCTGACTGAAAAGAGTATGTCCGGACAAGGTCGACGCTGGGAGTTTGAACGGGTCAGGACGACTTGCCCCTTCTGCGGCACCGGTTGCAATTATGATCTGGCAGTAAGAGAAGGCAAGGTTGTCGGCGTGCTCACCAGCCCCGATAATCCGGTGAACCAACGGGCCTTGTGTGTGAAAGGACGTTTTGGCTGGGATTTCATCTACAGTCCGAAACGCTTAACCAAACCGCTGATCAAAAAAAATGGCGAATTTGAAGAAGCAAGCTGGGATGAAGCTTATGATCTCATCAGTCAGCGTTTTAATGAGATAAAAGCAAAGTATGGTGCTAATTCCTTTGCGGCCTTAAGTTCGGCACGGTGTACGAATGAGACGAACTATCTTGTGCAAAAGTTTACGCGGGCGGTGATGGGCACAAACAATATTGATCACTGTGCCCGTACCTGTCATGCACCGTCTGTAGCGGGGCTGAATATTTCTTTCGGCAGCGGAGCAATGACCAATCCTATCCATGAAATACAAGATGAGGCCCAGCTTTTGCTGCTCATCGGCACAAATCCTACCGAATCCTACCCGGTTATCGGTTATAAGATGCGCCAGGCAGTCCGCCATGGCTGTAAGATGGTGGTATGTGATCCGCGCCGTACGGAGTTGGCGGAGGAAGCGGATATCTGGCTGCAGCAAAAGCATGGCACGGACATCCTGCTCCTCAACGGCTTAATGCATATTATTATTAAAGAAGGGCTGGAAGACAGGCAGTTTATTGTGGAACGCACTGAAAATTATGAGAATTTGAAGCAGGTTGTAGAACGATACACTCCGGAATATGTGTCTGAGCTGACCGGGGTCAGTATTGATGATCTGTATCGGGTGGCGCGTCTTTATGCCACAACGAATAAAGCGATGATCTTTTACTCCCTGGGGATTACCGAACACATCTGCGGCACTTTCAATGTCATGACCATTGCCAATCTGGCTATGCTGACAGGGCATGTGGGAAGGCCGGGAACAGGCGTATGCCCCATACGGGGGCAGAACAATGTCCAAGGTGCTTGCGATATGGGCGCTCTGCCCAATGGGTATTCCGGGTACCAGGAAGTCACTTCGGATGTCGTACGGGAAAAACATGAAAAGGCTTGGGGTGCTTCCCTGTCCAACAAGATGGGCTTGAAAATTCCTGAAATGTTTGCTGCTGCTCAGGAAGGAAGTATCAAGGCCATGTATATTCTGGGCGAAAACCCTGTATTAACAGATCCCGATGCCAACCATATTAAAGAAGCGCTGGCGAAGCTTGATTTCCTTGTCGTTCAGGAATTGTTTATGACGGAAACGGCGGCCTTTGCCGATGTCGTTCTTCCGGGTGCCAGTTACGCCGAGACCGACGGCACTTTCACCAATACGGAACGCCGTGTCCAGAGAGTGCGGAAAGCTATCGAACCCTTAGCCGGGCAGGCTGACTGGGAAACGATCTGCCACATGGTGAGTCATATGGGTTACCCCATGAACTATGATGATCCGAGTCAGATCTGGGATGAAATGTCCTCCTTATCGCCCTTGTTTGCCGGTATAAATTACGACCGTCTGGAGAGGGAATCTTTACAGTGGCCGTGTCCAAATACGGAGAATCCGGGGACTCCCTATTTACATGTCGGACAGTTTACGAGAGGGAAAGGATTGTTCCAGCCTTCCGAGCATATTCCGCCTGGAGAAATGCCTGATACGGAATACCCGATACTGCTGTGTACCGGCAGGGTTCTTCAGCACTACAATGTCACCACGCAAAATACGATTGGCATTAAAAGTGTTTGGGACAAAGAAATGACAGAGGTACATCCGCAGGAAGCGAAAGCATTGGGCCTAACTACCGGCGACAAGATGAAAGTAACTTCCCGCCGCGGTGAAGTGATAACCAATGTAAAAGTCACCGATCGCGTTCAACCTGGTGTGATTTGGATGTCTTTTCATTATTCCGAGACCCCGACAAATGAACTTACAAGTCCATTCGTATGTTCTATTGCAGGGACCGGAGAGTATAAAGTGTGTGCTGTAAAACTAGAGAAGGCCTAA